A region from the Manihot esculenta cultivar AM560-2 chromosome 13, M.esculenta_v8, whole genome shotgun sequence genome encodes:
- the LOC110629012 gene encoding (S)-hydroxynitrile lyase, with amino-acid sequence MAVAHFVLIHTICHGAWIWYKLKPVLEAAGHKVTALDLAASGVDPRQIEQINSFDEYSEPLLTFMEELPQGEKVILVGESCGGLNIAIAADKYPEKIAAAVFQNSLLPDTKHKPSYVVDKLMEVFPDWKDTEYFEFSNSNGETITGMVLGLKLMRENLYTICPPEDYELAKMLTRKGSLFQNILAQREKFTEKGYGSIKKIYVWTGDDKIFLPEFQLWQIKNYKPDLVFRVMGGDHKLQLTKTKEIAGILQKVADIYA; translated from the exons ATGGCAGTCGCTCATTTTGTTCTGATTCATACCATTTGCCATGGTGCATGGATCTGGTATAAGCTCAAACCAGTCCTTGAGGCAGCTGGCCACAAGGTCACAGCACTGGACCTTGCAGCCAGCGGTGTTGACCCAAGGCAAATTGAGCAGATTAATTCATTTGATGAATACTCTGAACCCTTATTGACTTTCATGGAGGAACTCCCCCAAGGAGAAAAAGTGATTCTGGTTGGCGAGAGCTGTGGAGGACTCAATATTGCTATTGCTGCTGATAAATACCCTGAAAAGATTGCAGCTGCTGTTTTCCAAAATTCACTACTGCCTGACACTAAACATAAGCCATCTTATGTCGTGGATAAG CTCATGGAGGTGTTTCCAGACTGGAAAGACACAGAGTATTTTGAGTTCTCTAATAGCAATGGCGAGACCATTACTGGAATGGTATTAGGCTTAAAGCTAATGAGGGAGAATTTGTATACTATATGTCCTCCTGAG GATTATGAGCTAGCGAAGATGCTGACAAGGAAAGGAtcattatttcaaaatattttagcCCAAAGAGAGAAATTCACTGAAAAAGGTTATGGATCAATTAAGAAAATTTATGTATGGACGGGagatgataaaatatttttaccagAATTTCAACTCTGGCAAATAAAGAACTACAAACCTGATTTGGTTTTTAGGGTAATGGGAGGAGATCATAAGCTTCAGCTTACAAAAACTAAAGAGATTGCTGGAATTCTCCAAAAGGTGGCTGATATTTATGCTTGA